From one Halomarina ordinaria genomic stretch:
- a CDS encoding FAD-binding oxidoreductase, producing MATAAKDDEAEVEQLRGALRGDLILPDDSGFDDARAIYNAMIDKHPRLIARCANVADVIAAVTFGRDHELDTAIRSGGHNGAGLGTVDDGLVIDLAEMTGIRVDPEARTVHVEAGCTWGDVDHATHAFGLATVSGVVSTTGVGGLSLGGGHGYLTRKYGLTIDNLLSADVVLADGRLVHASENEHPDLFWALRGGGGNFGVVTAFEFRLYPVETVTAGPLFWPIDALEETMRWYREWLPEQPEDVYAAYVTGEVPGDPFPEELHGEKFCGLVWCCLGSEAETEAALRSARDAAEPMFDHVGPMPYPALQSLFDEILPPGDQWYWKGDFVRDLTDEAIAEHQRFAEVPTRQSGMHLYPVDGAVNRVDGDETAWSHRDVNWSMVIFGVDGDPANRDLITEWTRDYWEAVHPHTAGGAYVNFMMEEGRDRIRATYGDNYERLQEVKAEYDPDNFFHVNQNIEPAP from the coding sequence ATGGCAACAGCAGCGAAAGACGATGAAGCGGAGGTCGAACAGCTACGAGGGGCGCTTCGCGGTGACCTGATCCTGCCCGACGATTCGGGATTCGACGACGCGCGCGCCATCTACAACGCGATGATCGACAAGCATCCACGGCTGATCGCGCGGTGTGCGAACGTCGCAGATGTGATCGCGGCCGTGACGTTCGGACGCGACCACGAACTCGACACAGCGATCCGTAGCGGTGGCCACAACGGTGCCGGTCTGGGCACGGTCGACGACGGACTGGTCATCGACCTCGCGGAGATGACCGGTATCCGCGTCGATCCCGAAGCGAGAACCGTCCACGTCGAAGCTGGCTGCACGTGGGGCGACGTCGACCACGCCACGCACGCCTTCGGGCTGGCGACCGTGAGTGGGGTGGTCTCCACGACTGGCGTCGGCGGGTTGTCGCTGGGCGGCGGGCACGGCTACCTCACTCGAAAGTACGGACTGACCATCGACAATCTGCTCAGTGCGGACGTCGTGCTGGCCGACGGCCGTCTGGTTCACGCGAGCGAAAACGAGCACCCCGACCTGTTCTGGGCGCTGCGCGGCGGCGGCGGGAACTTCGGCGTCGTCACCGCCTTCGAGTTCCGACTCTATCCGGTGGAGACGGTCACCGCCGGGCCGCTGTTCTGGCCGATCGACGCCCTCGAAGAGACCATGCGGTGGTACCGCGAGTGGCTGCCGGAGCAACCGGAGGACGTCTACGCCGCCTACGTGACCGGCGAGGTGCCGGGCGATCCCTTCCCGGAGGAGCTTCACGGCGAGAAGTTCTGCGGGCTCGTGTGGTGCTGTCTCGGGTCGGAAGCGGAGACCGAAGCCGCACTCCGATCGGCACGGGACGCCGCCGAACCGATGTTCGACCACGTCGGACCGATGCCGTACCCGGCGCTCCAGAGCTTGTTCGACGAGATCCTGCCGCCGGGTGATCAGTGGTACTGGAAAGGTGACTTCGTGCGCGACCTGACCGACGAGGCTATCGCCGAACATCAGCGCTTTGCCGAAGTGCCGACGCGACAGTCGGGGATGCACCTCTACCCCGTCGACGGCGCCGTCAACCGCGTCGACGGGGACGAGACCGCCTGGAGCCACCGCGACGTCAACTGGTCGATGGTCATCTTCGGCGTGGATGGGGACCCGGCCAACCGCGACCTGATCACCGAGTGGACCCGCGATTACTGGGAGGCGGTCCATCCGCACACGGCCGGCGGAGCGTACGTGAACTTCATGATGGAGGAGGGACGGGATCGGATTCGAGCCACCTACGGGGACAACTACGAACGACTGCAGGAGGTCAAGGCGGAATACGATCCGGACAACTTCTTCCACGTGAACCAGAACATCGAACCGGCGCCATGA
- a CDS encoding DUF2270 domain-containing protein encodes MTDNDESDTNDYDVDPEARDQREIGREMVDESTGLGSVMAHAYRGELDQATTWRQRLDQTTTWSVTIIAALLTWAFSNPDNPHYILLIGMIIVAIFVGIEARRYRDYDVYRSRIRLLQQNLLANALDPSQGVVHPDWRVELGRDYRTPTLKVSLGEALANRLRRVYLALLGILLAAWVFRITAFTPSQEWLTSARIAIVPGSVVTGLVTLLYTVAVAVAVWPRERRAKGEFREGNPDAWKDDRDDGG; translated from the coding sequence ATGACTGACAACGACGAGAGCGATACCAACGACTACGACGTCGACCCCGAAGCGCGCGACCAGCGCGAAATCGGACGTGAGATGGTCGACGAGAGTACCGGCCTCGGCTCGGTGATGGCACACGCCTACCGGGGCGAATTAGATCAAGCGACCACCTGGCGACAGCGACTCGACCAGACGACCACCTGGTCGGTCACGATCATCGCCGCGTTGCTGACGTGGGCGTTCTCGAACCCGGATAATCCACACTACATCCTCCTGATTGGGATGATCATCGTGGCCATCTTCGTCGGCATCGAAGCGCGGCGATACCGCGATTACGACGTGTATCGCTCGCGGATTCGGCTCCTCCAGCAGAACCTGCTCGCGAACGCCCTCGACCCGTCTCAGGGCGTCGTTCATCCCGACTGGCGCGTCGAACTCGGTCGTGATTACCGGACTCCAACGTTGAAGGTCTCGCTCGGTGAGGCGCTCGCGAATCGGCTCCGCCGCGTCTATCTCGCCCTGCTCGGCATCTTGCTCGCGGCGTGGGTCTTCCGAATCACGGCCTTCACACCGAGCCAGGAGTGGCTCACCAGTGCTCGCATTGCAATCGTTCCTGGAAGCGTGGTGACCGGTCTCGTCACGCTCCTCTATACCGTCGCGGTCGCGGTCGCCGTCTGGCCGCGAGAACGGCGTGCGAAGGGTGAATTTCGTGAGGGCAATCCCGATGCCTGGAAGGACGACCGAGATGACGGCGGGTAG
- a CDS encoding enoyl-CoA hydratase/isomerase family protein, producing the protein MVLEDVDELDATVQDDVFLIEIGDLNEAVHKGFGDAFRAAYDADTRVVVVTGKGESFMGPTEYDPEYLKMMKDLDYWRDNTMREAEEILESMLNVEQPIIAKVNGQGAHSLGASIALTCDLIIAGDGASFSDPHVSGFGVPAGDGGCVMWPRRIGLTRAKEYLLTGKPIPAEEAVEIGLINRVVPEEELDEEVDELVDTLASSAQNAVRYTKKTLNQYVQHDMNLTWGYGVAHEVVSGTADFHEGIDAVIEGREPDFPSGR; encoded by the coding sequence ATGGTATTAGAGGATGTCGACGAACTCGACGCGACCGTTCAGGACGATGTATTCCTCATCGAAATCGGAGACCTCAACGAAGCCGTCCACAAGGGATTCGGGGACGCGTTCCGAGCCGCCTACGATGCCGACACCCGCGTCGTTGTCGTGACTGGCAAAGGTGAATCGTTCATGGGGCCGACTGAATACGACCCCGAGTACCTCAAGATGATGAAAGATCTCGACTACTGGCGTGATAACACCATGCGGGAGGCCGAGGAAATTCTCGAGAGCATGCTCAATGTCGAACAACCCATCATCGCCAAAGTCAACGGCCAAGGCGCACACAGCCTCGGCGCTTCTATCGCCCTCACGTGCGACCTCATCATCGCTGGTGACGGCGCCTCGTTCAGTGACCCGCACGTCTCGGGATTCGGCGTGCCAGCTGGCGACGGTGGCTGTGTGATGTGGCCGCGACGGATCGGGCTCACTCGCGCCAAAGAGTACCTCCTCACGGGCAAGCCCATCCCTGCGGAGGAAGCCGTCGAGATCGGCCTCATCAACCGCGTCGTGCCCGAAGAGGAACTCGATGAGGAGGTCGATGAGCTCGTGGATACGTTGGCTTCGTCAGCGCAGAACGCCGTCCGGTACACCAAAAAAACCCTCAACCAGTACGTCCAACACGATATGAACCTGACGTGGGGGTACGGGGTCGCTCACGAAGTCGTCTCTGGAACCGCCGACTTCCACGAAGGTATCGATGCCGTCATCGAAGGACGAGAACCAGACTTCCCCAGCGGGCGGTAA
- a CDS encoding CopG family ribbon-helix-helix protein has protein sequence MRTSFNIPDEVVEDFDRVWQEQGLDSRSRGVREAMLEYIEAHSRLETTSGRIVALLGYDYQHDEVIHDLHDVHHEYQDVIQSMSHTHQGDWCLEAVFCRGDAEQIRSLTYRLRDFDGVRRVRVMLIPTERSRAT, from the coding sequence ATGCGAACGAGTTTCAACATTCCGGACGAGGTGGTCGAGGACTTCGATCGTGTGTGGCAGGAACAGGGACTGGATTCACGCTCCAGAGGCGTCCGGGAGGCGATGTTGGAGTACATCGAGGCGCATTCGCGCCTCGAAACGACGAGTGGCCGAATCGTCGCGCTGCTCGGATACGATTACCAGCACGACGAGGTCATCCACGACCTCCACGACGTCCACCACGAGTACCAGGACGTCATCCAGAGCATGAGCCATACCCACCAGGGCGACTGGTGTCTGGAAGCGGTGTTCTGTCGAGGCGATGCCGAACAGATTCGGTCGTTGACCTACCGACTCCGGGACTTCGACGGCGTGCGTCGAGTCCGCGTCATGCTCATTCCGACAGAGCGTTCGCGAGCGACTTAG
- a CDS encoding mechanosensitive ion channel family protein, with translation MTETNGLLVEAPLQAVPESIQPLVDGLLVSIPLILGALVILFVGWIFGRILGGAVKRVVRRVRPSQYATGTPFEPDSDPDDSLAQSLGDLTRYVVYFLTLIAVLSYLGIAIPGAFLTSLGAGVVQLVVALAILVAGVAIGRTVGRLVTNVVNGLGLDRYARRAPVDDAAGRASSIGSAAGKLAEYLIYFLALLIALDYAGIALPGVFLTGIAGGVVQIIVAAAILVVGIAIGRAVGDLVTGVVAGLGLDRYVSDTPIANATASVGGVAAAVGKTVEYLIYFFAFVAAVDTLGFPALSDPLSDFVGQIPLLIGGVIVLLVGLYVADLLGDIVAGFDRTRATDLVGLGVQVFVSYVVIVFALDTAGFDTTVLTNLFNAVIVAFFGALGLGLALAIGVGIGWGSKDYVAKNIDDWMSRARSSASDLRESGSQRTGTGTENRESYGDDSPGTDD, from the coding sequence ATGACAGAAACAAACGGACTACTAGTAGAAGCACCCCTACAGGCGGTTCCCGAGAGTATCCAGCCGCTGGTTGACGGACTCCTTGTGTCGATTCCGCTCATTCTCGGCGCACTAGTCATCCTCTTCGTCGGGTGGATTTTCGGTCGAATCCTCGGAGGTGCAGTCAAACGTGTCGTCAGGCGGGTTCGTCCGTCACAGTACGCGACTGGAACACCTTTTGAACCCGATAGTGACCCCGACGACAGTCTCGCACAGTCACTCGGCGATCTGACCAGGTACGTCGTCTATTTCCTCACGCTCATCGCTGTACTCAGCTACCTTGGTATCGCCATCCCTGGCGCATTCTTGACGAGCCTCGGTGCCGGTGTCGTGCAACTCGTTGTGGCCCTCGCCATTCTCGTCGCAGGGGTTGCCATTGGCCGAACCGTTGGGAGGCTCGTCACGAACGTCGTCAACGGACTCGGTCTCGACAGGTATGCCCGTCGCGCACCGGTGGATGACGCTGCCGGTCGAGCTAGTAGTATCGGAAGTGCTGCTGGCAAACTCGCAGAGTATCTCATCTACTTCCTCGCACTTCTCATCGCACTCGACTACGCTGGTATCGCGCTCCCGGGTGTGTTCCTGACCGGTATTGCCGGTGGTGTGGTGCAGATTATCGTCGCTGCCGCCATTCTCGTCGTTGGTATCGCCATCGGCCGAGCCGTCGGTGACTTGGTTACCGGTGTGGTCGCTGGACTCGGTCTCGACAGATACGTTAGCGATACACCCATCGCGAATGCGACGGCGTCGGTCGGTGGAGTCGCCGCCGCCGTCGGAAAGACTGTCGAGTACCTCATCTACTTCTTCGCGTTCGTCGCTGCAGTCGACACACTCGGCTTTCCCGCGCTCTCGGACCCGCTGAGTGATTTCGTCGGGCAAATCCCGCTCCTCATCGGTGGGGTAATCGTCCTACTCGTCGGTCTCTACGTGGCCGACCTGCTCGGTGACATCGTGGCGGGCTTCGACAGGACACGGGCAACCGACTTAGTCGGTCTCGGGGTCCAGGTGTTCGTCTCGTACGTCGTCATCGTCTTCGCCCTCGACACGGCTGGGTTCGATACGACCGTGCTGACGAACCTGTTCAACGCGGTCATCGTGGCCTTCTTCGGTGCGCTCGGTCTCGGTCTCGCGCTAGCCATCGGGGTTGGAATCGGCTGGGGAAGCAAAGACTACGTGGCGAAAAACATCGATGACTGGATGTCGCGTGCACGTAGCAGTGCTTCCGACCTCCGCGAGAGTGGGAGCCAGAGAACGGGAACTGGCACCGAGAACCGGGAATCATACGGAGACGATTCCCCCGGAACAGACGACTAA